GGACCTTACTTAGCTTATGACAGCGCGGCCGCTATCGCATCGCCGATCTCCGAGGTGGCGCGCTCATCGGTGAGCTCGTCGCGCGAGGCGATGTCGGTTTCCACCGCCAGTTCCACGCGACGTGCCGCTTTGGAGAGTCCGACGTGGTCAAGCAGCAGTGCCACGGACAGGATGGCCGCCGTCGGGTCGGCCTTCTGCTGTCCGGCGATATCCGGAGCCGAGCCGTGCACCGGTTCGAACATGGACGGAGCCGTGCGGTCCATGTTGATGTTGCCCGATGCCGCCAGCCCGATGCCGCCGGTAATGGCGCCGGCCTGGTCGGTGAGGATGTCGCCGAACAGGTTGTCGGTGACGATTACGTCGAAGCGCGACGGGTTGGTGGTCATGAAGATCGTCGCCGCATCGATGTGCAGGTAATCGTGGGTAACCTCCGGGAATTCGGTGGCGATCTCCTCCACCGTGCGGCGCCACAGGTGGCCGGCGTGGACCAGCACGTTGTGCTTGTGGACCAGCGTGACCTTCTTGCGCGGGCGGTCGTTGGCCCGACGGAAGGCGTCACGGACGACGCGTCGGACGCCGTGGGCGGTGTTCACCGAGACCTCGGTGGCGATCTCATGCTCGGTTCCCACGCGCAGGGCCCCGCCGTTGCCGACGTAGGGCCCCTCGGTTCCTTCGCGCACGACAATGAAGTCGATGTCGCCCGGCTCGGCCAGCGGGCTGGGCACTCCCGGGTAGAGGCGCGAGGGGCGCAGGTTCACGAAGTGGTCCAGCGCGAAGCGCAGCTTGAGCAACATCTCGCGCTCGATCAGGCCGGAAGGAATCCGGGTGTCGCCCGGAGCGGCTCCGACGGCGCCAAAGAGGATGGCGTCGTG
Above is a window of Paeniglutamicibacter cryotolerans DNA encoding:
- a CDS encoding 3-isopropylmalate dehydrogenase, with the translated sequence MSESLNIAVIPGDGIGPEVIAEAVKVLKKATEAEPVKLVLTDYKLGAEHWLRTGETLPEETLEALRSHDAILFGAVGAAPGDTRIPSGLIEREMLLKLRFALDHFVNLRPSRLYPGVPSPLAEPGDIDFIVVREGTEGPYVGNGGALRVGTEHEIATEVSVNTAHGVRRVVRDAFRRANDRPRKKVTLVHKHNVLVHAGHLWRRTVEEIATEFPEVTHDYLHIDAATIFMTTNPSRFDVIVTDNLFGDILTDQAGAITGGIGLAASGNINMDRTAPSMFEPVHGSAPDIAGQQKADPTAAILSVALLLDHVGLSKAARRVELAVETDIASRDELTDERATSEIGDAIAAALS